Proteins from a genomic interval of Haemorhous mexicanus isolate bHaeMex1 chromosome Z, bHaeMex1.pri, whole genome shotgun sequence:
- the PRLR gene encoding prolactin receptor isoform X2, producing the protein MEDSLTITPCSTARTVQPDAPVNLSLETNTSANLSYLWAKWSPPPLADSSSNSHAYHYELRLKPEEKEEWETVSVGMQTYYEVSSLKAGVKYIVQVRCMLDLGEWSEWSSERSIQIPKEQLPPEKPIIIKCRSPEKETFTCWWKPASDGGLLTKHTLLYSKEGEEKVYECPDYKTAGPNSCYFDKKHTSFWTIYNITVRATNEMGSNVSDPHYVDVTYIVQPDPPVNITLELKKSIKRKPYLVLTWSPPPLADVRSGWLTLEYELRLKPEEGEEWETIFVGQQTQYKMFSLNPGKRYIVQIHCKPDHHGLWSEWSPEMYIEIPTDFRVKDMVVWIIVGVLSSLICLIMSWIMIMKGYRMMAFILPPVPGPKIKGIDTHLLETGKSEELLSALGCHGFPPTSDCEELLIEYLEVEDSEDQQLMPSHDTPSKNTKIILKETDSDSGRGSCDSPSLLPVKCRESRSLPSTLQTQDVRAKEKKGGKGSWDTRCGAPASEQKTLPCESVKSCTWLAAQLPSNQAAMFAYHSTVEAFKITLNTTNVNSSPVLVGNEERRQSLYPIAETVYDDLEKISEVEYSKTDQNTVQIRQNEHSNKSPFLNPKLMDYVEVHKVRQDEEPTLLLKHKENNGKTKKCTVPGTSKEYTKVSTVVDHHILVLLPDQRCQNTPVSQEPAAETSQNPQQSQGEKNTSYSTTTPGDSRRDTSGSDYMDPSSFMPSFK; encoded by the exons ATGGAGGACTCCCTAACAATTACACCCTGTTCTACAGCAAGGACAG TTCAGCCAGATGCTCCTGTGAACCTCTCTCTAGAAACAAACACATCTGCTAACCTGTCATACCTTTGGGCAAAATGGTCTCCACCCCCATTAGCTGATTCCAGCTCTAATTCACATGCATATCACTATGAGCTACGCTTAAAGcctgaggaaaaggaagagtgGGAG ACAGTATCTGTAGGAATGCAGACATACTATGAGGTGAGCAGCCTGAAAGCTGGGGTGAAGTACATTGTTCAGGTGCGTTGCATGCTAGACCTTGGAGAATGGAGTGAGTGGAGCTCAGAAAGAAGCATTCAGATCCCCAAAG AACAGTTACCTCCTGAAAAGCCCATAATAATAAAGTGCCGTTCtcctgaaaaagaaacatttactTGTTGGTGGAAACCTGCTTCAGATGGAGGACTCTTGACCAAACACACTTTACTTTACAGCAAAGAGGG agaagaaaaagtttaTGAATGTCCAGATTACAAAACTGCAGGCCCCAATTCGTGCTACTTCGATAAAAAGCACACCTCTTTCTGGACCATATACAATATTACTGTGAGGGCAACTAATGAAATGGGAAGTAATGTCTCTGATCCTCATTATGTGGATGTGACTTACATAG TACAGCCAGATCCTCCTGTGAATATAACTCTGGAATTAAAAAAGTCAATAAAGAGAAAACCGTATCTGGTCCTGACGTGGTCTCCACCCCCACTGGCTGATGTCAGGTCTGGATGGCTTACCCTTGAATATGAATTGCGACTGAAGCCTGAAGAAGGAGAGGAATGGGAG actATTTTTGTTGGACAGCAAACACAATACAAAATGTTTAGTTTAAATCCTGGAAAGAGGTACATTGTACAGATTCACTGCAAACCAGACCACCATGGACTGTGGAGTGAGTGGAGCCCAGAAATGTATATTGAGATCCCTACTG ACTTTAGAGTAAAAGATATGGTTGTGTGGATCATCGTTGGTGTCCTGTCATCTCTTATATGTTTAATCATGAGCTGGATAATGATTATGAAAGGGTACAG AATGATGGCCTTTATCCTGCCACCAGTTCCAGGACCAAAGATAAAAGGCATAGATACACATCTACTGGAG ACAGGAAAATCTGAAGAATTACTGAGTGCTCTTGGTTGCCATGGTTTCCCTCCAACATCAGACTGCGAGGAACTACTGATAGAATATCTGGAGGTAGAGGACAGTGAGGATCAGCAACTCATGCCAAGTCATGACACTCCCagcaaaaacacaaaaattataCTCAAGGAAACAGACAGTGACTCAGGCCGAGGGAGCTGTGATAGcccttctctcctccctgtgAAGTGCAGGGAATCCCGCAGCCTTCCATCTACTCTTCAAACACAAGATGTAAGagctaaagaaaagaaagggggTAAAGGGAGCTGGGACACTCGCTGTGGGGCCCCGGCCTCAGAACAGAAAACACTCCCTTGTGAGAGTGTAAAGTCGTGCACATGGCTGGCAGCTCAGTTACCCAGTAATCAGGCTGCTATGTTTGCCTACCACAGCACTGTGGAGGCATTCAAGATAACACTGAACACCACAAATGTGAACTCTTCACCAGTTTTGGTGGGAAATGAAGAAAGGCGTCAGTCACTATATCCTATTGCTGAAACTGTGTATGATGACCTGGAAAAGATAAGCGAGGTGGAATATTCCAAAACTGACCAAAACACAGTGCAGATCAGACAAAACGAACATTCTAACAAGTCACCTTTCCTGAATCCTAAACTAATGGACTATGTAGAAGTTCATAAAGTCAGACAAGATGAGGAACCAACACTATTActgaaacataaagaaaacaatGGAAAGACCAAAAAATGCACTGTTCCAGGAACCAGCAAAGAATATACCAAGGTCTCAACAGTTGTGGACCATCACATTTTAGTATTATTGCCAGATCAGCGCTGCCAGAACACACCTGTGTCTCAAGAACCTGCAGCAGAAACATCTCAGAACCCTCAGCAAAGTCAAGGTGAGAAGAATACGAGCTACAGCACGACAACTCCAGGTGACTCCAGAAGAGACACCAGTGGATCAGACTACATGGATCCATCTTCCTTTATGCCCTCCTTTAAATAA
- the PRLR gene encoding prolactin receptor isoform X1 — translation MKQRFISSVQIILQLALTTVGLAGQSYPGKPQIIRCRSLEKETFSCWWKPGSDGGLPNNYTLFYSKDSEEKIYECPDYLTSGPNSCYFDKNHTNPWTTYIITVMATNEIGSNSSDPQHVDVTSIVQPDAPVNLSLETNTSANLSYLWAKWSPPPLADSSSNSHAYHYELRLKPEEKEEWETVSVGMQTYYEVSSLKAGVKYIVQVRCMLDLGEWSEWSSERSIQIPKEQLPPEKPIIIKCRSPEKETFTCWWKPASDGGLLTKHTLLYSKEGEEKVYECPDYKTAGPNSCYFDKKHTSFWTIYNITVRATNEMGSNVSDPHYVDVTYIVQPDPPVNITLELKKSIKRKPYLVLTWSPPPLADVRSGWLTLEYELRLKPEEGEEWETIFVGQQTQYKMFSLNPGKRYIVQIHCKPDHHGLWSEWSPEMYIEIPTDFRVKDMVVWIIVGVLSSLICLIMSWIMIMKGYRMMAFILPPVPGPKIKGIDTHLLETGKSEELLSALGCHGFPPTSDCEELLIEYLEVEDSEDQQLMPSHDTPSKNTKIILKETDSDSGRGSCDSPSLLPVKCRESRSLPSTLQTQDVRAKEKKGGKGSWDTRCGAPASEQKTLPCESVKSCTWLAAQLPSNQAAMFAYHSTVEAFKITLNTTNVNSSPVLVGNEERRQSLYPIAETVYDDLEKISEVEYSKTDQNTVQIRQNEHSNKSPFLNPKLMDYVEVHKVRQDEEPTLLLKHKENNGKTKKCTVPGTSKEYTKVSTVVDHHILVLLPDQRCQNTPVSQEPAAETSQNPQQSQGEKNTSYSTTTPGDSRRDTSGSDYMDPSSFMPSFK, via the exons atgaaacagaGATTCATTTCATCAGTTCAAATTATTTTGCAGCTTGCTCTGACTACAGTAGGTCTGGCTG GTCAATCATACCCTGGAAAACCTCAGATAATAAGATGTCGTTCTCTAGAAAAGGAAACCTTTTCATGTTGGTGGAAGCCTGGCTCAGATGGAGGACTCCCTAACAATTACACCCTGTTCTACAGCAAGGACAG tgaagaaaaaatcTATGAATGTCCAGACTACCTAACATCAGGTCCAAATTCCTGCTACTTTGATAAAAACCACACTAATCCCTGGACAACATATATTATCACCGTAATGGCAACAAATGAGATTGGAAGTAACAGCTCAGATCCCCAGCATGTGGATGTAACTTCCATAG TTCAGCCAGATGCTCCTGTGAACCTCTCTCTAGAAACAAACACATCTGCTAACCTGTCATACCTTTGGGCAAAATGGTCTCCACCCCCATTAGCTGATTCCAGCTCTAATTCACATGCATATCACTATGAGCTACGCTTAAAGcctgaggaaaaggaagagtgGGAG ACAGTATCTGTAGGAATGCAGACATACTATGAGGTGAGCAGCCTGAAAGCTGGGGTGAAGTACATTGTTCAGGTGCGTTGCATGCTAGACCTTGGAGAATGGAGTGAGTGGAGCTCAGAAAGAAGCATTCAGATCCCCAAAG AACAGTTACCTCCTGAAAAGCCCATAATAATAAAGTGCCGTTCtcctgaaaaagaaacatttactTGTTGGTGGAAACCTGCTTCAGATGGAGGACTCTTGACCAAACACACTTTACTTTACAGCAAAGAGGG agaagaaaaagtttaTGAATGTCCAGATTACAAAACTGCAGGCCCCAATTCGTGCTACTTCGATAAAAAGCACACCTCTTTCTGGACCATATACAATATTACTGTGAGGGCAACTAATGAAATGGGAAGTAATGTCTCTGATCCTCATTATGTGGATGTGACTTACATAG TACAGCCAGATCCTCCTGTGAATATAACTCTGGAATTAAAAAAGTCAATAAAGAGAAAACCGTATCTGGTCCTGACGTGGTCTCCACCCCCACTGGCTGATGTCAGGTCTGGATGGCTTACCCTTGAATATGAATTGCGACTGAAGCCTGAAGAAGGAGAGGAATGGGAG actATTTTTGTTGGACAGCAAACACAATACAAAATGTTTAGTTTAAATCCTGGAAAGAGGTACATTGTACAGATTCACTGCAAACCAGACCACCATGGACTGTGGAGTGAGTGGAGCCCAGAAATGTATATTGAGATCCCTACTG ACTTTAGAGTAAAAGATATGGTTGTGTGGATCATCGTTGGTGTCCTGTCATCTCTTATATGTTTAATCATGAGCTGGATAATGATTATGAAAGGGTACAG AATGATGGCCTTTATCCTGCCACCAGTTCCAGGACCAAAGATAAAAGGCATAGATACACATCTACTGGAG ACAGGAAAATCTGAAGAATTACTGAGTGCTCTTGGTTGCCATGGTTTCCCTCCAACATCAGACTGCGAGGAACTACTGATAGAATATCTGGAGGTAGAGGACAGTGAGGATCAGCAACTCATGCCAAGTCATGACACTCCCagcaaaaacacaaaaattataCTCAAGGAAACAGACAGTGACTCAGGCCGAGGGAGCTGTGATAGcccttctctcctccctgtgAAGTGCAGGGAATCCCGCAGCCTTCCATCTACTCTTCAAACACAAGATGTAAGagctaaagaaaagaaagggggTAAAGGGAGCTGGGACACTCGCTGTGGGGCCCCGGCCTCAGAACAGAAAACACTCCCTTGTGAGAGTGTAAAGTCGTGCACATGGCTGGCAGCTCAGTTACCCAGTAATCAGGCTGCTATGTTTGCCTACCACAGCACTGTGGAGGCATTCAAGATAACACTGAACACCACAAATGTGAACTCTTCACCAGTTTTGGTGGGAAATGAAGAAAGGCGTCAGTCACTATATCCTATTGCTGAAACTGTGTATGATGACCTGGAAAAGATAAGCGAGGTGGAATATTCCAAAACTGACCAAAACACAGTGCAGATCAGACAAAACGAACATTCTAACAAGTCACCTTTCCTGAATCCTAAACTAATGGACTATGTAGAAGTTCATAAAGTCAGACAAGATGAGGAACCAACACTATTActgaaacataaagaaaacaatGGAAAGACCAAAAAATGCACTGTTCCAGGAACCAGCAAAGAATATACCAAGGTCTCAACAGTTGTGGACCATCACATTTTAGTATTATTGCCAGATCAGCGCTGCCAGAACACACCTGTGTCTCAAGAACCTGCAGCAGAAACATCTCAGAACCCTCAGCAAAGTCAAGGTGAGAAGAATACGAGCTACAGCACGACAACTCCAGGTGACTCCAGAAGAGACACCAGTGGATCAGACTACATGGATCCATCTTCCTTTATGCCCTCCTTTAAATAA
- the PRLR gene encoding prolactin receptor isoform X3, giving the protein MQTYYEVSSLKAGVKYIVQVRCMLDLGEWSEWSSERSIQIPKEQLPPEKPIIIKCRSPEKETFTCWWKPASDGGLLTKHTLLYSKEGEEKVYECPDYKTAGPNSCYFDKKHTSFWTIYNITVRATNEMGSNVSDPHYVDVTYIVQPDPPVNITLELKKSIKRKPYLVLTWSPPPLADVRSGWLTLEYELRLKPEEGEEWETIFVGQQTQYKMFSLNPGKRYIVQIHCKPDHHGLWSEWSPEMYIEIPTDFRVKDMVVWIIVGVLSSLICLIMSWIMIMKGYRMMAFILPPVPGPKIKGIDTHLLETGKSEELLSALGCHGFPPTSDCEELLIEYLEVEDSEDQQLMPSHDTPSKNTKIILKETDSDSGRGSCDSPSLLPVKCRESRSLPSTLQTQDVRAKEKKGGKGSWDTRCGAPASEQKTLPCESVKSCTWLAAQLPSNQAAMFAYHSTVEAFKITLNTTNVNSSPVLVGNEERRQSLYPIAETVYDDLEKISEVEYSKTDQNTVQIRQNEHSNKSPFLNPKLMDYVEVHKVRQDEEPTLLLKHKENNGKTKKCTVPGTSKEYTKVSTVVDHHILVLLPDQRCQNTPVSQEPAAETSQNPQQSQGEKNTSYSTTTPGDSRRDTSGSDYMDPSSFMPSFK; this is encoded by the exons ATGCAGACATACTATGAGGTGAGCAGCCTGAAAGCTGGGGTGAAGTACATTGTTCAGGTGCGTTGCATGCTAGACCTTGGAGAATGGAGTGAGTGGAGCTCAGAAAGAAGCATTCAGATCCCCAAAG AACAGTTACCTCCTGAAAAGCCCATAATAATAAAGTGCCGTTCtcctgaaaaagaaacatttactTGTTGGTGGAAACCTGCTTCAGATGGAGGACTCTTGACCAAACACACTTTACTTTACAGCAAAGAGGG agaagaaaaagtttaTGAATGTCCAGATTACAAAACTGCAGGCCCCAATTCGTGCTACTTCGATAAAAAGCACACCTCTTTCTGGACCATATACAATATTACTGTGAGGGCAACTAATGAAATGGGAAGTAATGTCTCTGATCCTCATTATGTGGATGTGACTTACATAG TACAGCCAGATCCTCCTGTGAATATAACTCTGGAATTAAAAAAGTCAATAAAGAGAAAACCGTATCTGGTCCTGACGTGGTCTCCACCCCCACTGGCTGATGTCAGGTCTGGATGGCTTACCCTTGAATATGAATTGCGACTGAAGCCTGAAGAAGGAGAGGAATGGGAG actATTTTTGTTGGACAGCAAACACAATACAAAATGTTTAGTTTAAATCCTGGAAAGAGGTACATTGTACAGATTCACTGCAAACCAGACCACCATGGACTGTGGAGTGAGTGGAGCCCAGAAATGTATATTGAGATCCCTACTG ACTTTAGAGTAAAAGATATGGTTGTGTGGATCATCGTTGGTGTCCTGTCATCTCTTATATGTTTAATCATGAGCTGGATAATGATTATGAAAGGGTACAG AATGATGGCCTTTATCCTGCCACCAGTTCCAGGACCAAAGATAAAAGGCATAGATACACATCTACTGGAG ACAGGAAAATCTGAAGAATTACTGAGTGCTCTTGGTTGCCATGGTTTCCCTCCAACATCAGACTGCGAGGAACTACTGATAGAATATCTGGAGGTAGAGGACAGTGAGGATCAGCAACTCATGCCAAGTCATGACACTCCCagcaaaaacacaaaaattataCTCAAGGAAACAGACAGTGACTCAGGCCGAGGGAGCTGTGATAGcccttctctcctccctgtgAAGTGCAGGGAATCCCGCAGCCTTCCATCTACTCTTCAAACACAAGATGTAAGagctaaagaaaagaaagggggTAAAGGGAGCTGGGACACTCGCTGTGGGGCCCCGGCCTCAGAACAGAAAACACTCCCTTGTGAGAGTGTAAAGTCGTGCACATGGCTGGCAGCTCAGTTACCCAGTAATCAGGCTGCTATGTTTGCCTACCACAGCACTGTGGAGGCATTCAAGATAACACTGAACACCACAAATGTGAACTCTTCACCAGTTTTGGTGGGAAATGAAGAAAGGCGTCAGTCACTATATCCTATTGCTGAAACTGTGTATGATGACCTGGAAAAGATAAGCGAGGTGGAATATTCCAAAACTGACCAAAACACAGTGCAGATCAGACAAAACGAACATTCTAACAAGTCACCTTTCCTGAATCCTAAACTAATGGACTATGTAGAAGTTCATAAAGTCAGACAAGATGAGGAACCAACACTATTActgaaacataaagaaaacaatGGAAAGACCAAAAAATGCACTGTTCCAGGAACCAGCAAAGAATATACCAAGGTCTCAACAGTTGTGGACCATCACATTTTAGTATTATTGCCAGATCAGCGCTGCCAGAACACACCTGTGTCTCAAGAACCTGCAGCAGAAACATCTCAGAACCCTCAGCAAAGTCAAGGTGAGAAGAATACGAGCTACAGCACGACAACTCCAGGTGACTCCAGAAGAGACACCAGTGGATCAGACTACATGGATCCATCTTCCTTTATGCCCTCCTTTAAATAA